The Lycium barbarum isolate Lr01 chromosome 12, ASM1917538v2, whole genome shotgun sequence genome includes a region encoding these proteins:
- the LOC132622388 gene encoding cysteine-rich receptor-like protein kinase 42 isoform X1 produces the protein MNFPLLKWILIFLVNYALICEADPRISEAGLVCGTNRTTPAIIIPQFVKLMEVVSQRVTDHDWGNHNVTSPNISIYALANCYQDLPHQDCLLCYAASRTRLPRCLPGKSGRIYLDGCFLRYDDYNFFNETTDAAEDKVNCSSSIGLASGQELTTLNATAGNLIERLTVTAVNNGGYAVAHLNGFYGLAQCWKTVDKTGCRKCLDKASRDIKSCFPSKDARALMAGCYLRYSTHNFISDPNEGSSSGLSKGVILAIILGVTAFTMLVLSVAYTARKRSLRRRRERMNLGKISSSYNRSSLNYKYENLEQATNYFDPSTKVGQGGNGSVHKGTLPNGKVIAVKRLFFNTRQWVDEFFNEINLINGIEHKNLVKLLGCSIEGPESLLVYEFVTNKSLDQYLFDKNKVKILSWEERFRIIVGTAEGIDFLHRGSEIRIIHRDIKSSNVLLDENLEAKIADFGLARCLAADKSHLSTGIAGTLGYMAPEYLVKGQLTEKADVYSYGVLVLEIVCGRKNIAFAEDSGSLLQTVWKLYRANQVTEALDPLLKGEFPAEEASKVLKVGLLCTQASVALRPSMSEVVQMLTCEDYQIPEPCQPPFLNSSLLAGGSIKSTIRSFVSNTHFKLDESSSYNTNTTGSSSMQSSSTGPHRSDEFLLKESENRK, from the exons atgaatttCCCACTCCTAAAATGGATATTGATTTTCTTGGTGAATTATGCTTTAATTTGTGAAGCCGATCCTCGAATTTCAGAAGCTGGACTTGTATGTGGCACGAACAGGACAACACCAGCAATCATAATTCCACAGTTCGTTAAACTAATGGAAGTTGTTTCACAACGTGTGACAGATCATGATTGGGGTAACCATAATGTAACTTCACCAAATATTTCAATTTATGCATTAGCAAATTGTTATCAAGATCTTCCACATCAAGATTGTCTTTTATGTTACGCTGCAAGTCGAACACGACTCCCACGTTGTCTTCCTGGTAAATCAGGTCGAATATATCTAGATGGATGTTTTCTTCGATACGATGACTATAATTTTTTCAATGAGACAACTGATGCTGCTGAAGATAAAGTCAACTGTAGCAGCTCAATTGGATTGGCTAGTGGACAAGAATTGACCACGTTAAATGCTACTGCTGGTAATTTGATTGAAAGATTGACGGTAACAGCGGTGAATAACGGTGGTTATGCTGTGGCGCATTTGAATGGATTTTATGGATTGGCACAGTGTTGGAAAACTGTGGATAAAACAGGTTGTAGAAAATGTTTGGATAAAGCAAGTAGAGATATTAAGAGTTGTTTTCCGAGTAAAGATGCTAGAGCTTTAATGGCTGGCTGTTATTTGAGATATTCTACACACAATTTTATCAGTGATCCAAATGAGGGAAGTAGTAGCG GGCTAAGCAAAGGGGTGATACTAGCTATCATTCTTGGAGTGACAGCTTTCACCATGCTGGTTCTCTCTGTTGCTTACACAGCTCGTAAAAGATCACTAAGGCGAAGACGAG AACGCATGAATCTTGGTAAGATATCGAGTTCATACAACAGGTCAAGCTTGAACTATAAGTATGAAAATCTTGAGCAGGCAACAAACTATTTTGATCCCTCAACTAAAGTTGGCCAAGGAGGAAATGGTTCTGTACACAAAGGGACTCTGCCTAATGGGAAGGTTATTGCAGTTAAGAGACTGTTTTTCAATACAAGGCAATGGGTTGATGAGTTCTTCAATGAGATTAATCTCATCAATGGAATTGAACACAAAAATCTTGTCAAGTTGTTGGGTTGCAGCATTGAAGGCCCAGAGAGCCTGCTCGTGTACGAGTTTGTGACCAATAAAAGTCTAGACCAATATCTATTTG ATAAAAACAAGGTAAAGATTCTAAGTTGGGAAGAACGTTTCCGTATTATAGTTGGAACAGCAGAAGGCATTGATTTCCTCCATAGAGGTTCGGAGATCAGAATCATCCACAGGGACATCAAGAGCTCCAATGTACTTCTTGATGAAAATCTTGAAGCGAAAATCGCTGATTTTGGGCTTGCTCGGTGTTTAGCAGCTGATAAAAGCCATCTTAGCACTGGAATTGCAGGCACATT GGGATATATGGCTCCTGAATACCTCGTAAAAGGACAGCTAACAGAGAAGGCTGATGTCTACAGTTATGGGGTGCTTGTTCTTGAAATTGTTTGTGGCAGAAAAAACATTGCCTTTGCGGAGGACTCTGGCTCTCTACTACAAACA GTGTGGAAACTCTACAGAGCAAATCAGGTCACTGAAGCATTAGATCCTCTCTTGAAAGGTGAATTTCCAGCAGAAGAGGCATCAAAGGTCCTAAAAGTGGGGCTGTTGTGCACTCAAGCTTCAGTCGCTTTAAGACCATCAATGAGTGAAGTTGTCCAAATGTTAACGTGTGAGGATTATCAAATACCAGAACCATGCCAACCACCTTTCCTGAATTCAAGTTTATTAGCTGGCGGTTCTATCAAATCCACCATAAGAAGTTTCGTCTCAAACACACACTTTAAACTTGATGAGTCATCATCTTATAATACTAATACTACAGGGTCCTCTAGTATGCAAAGCTCATCAACTGGACCACATAGAAGTGATGAATTCCTTTTAAAAGAGTCTGAAAATAGGAAATAA
- the LOC132622388 gene encoding cysteine-rich receptor-like protein kinase 42 isoform X2 yields MNFPLLKWILIFLVNYALICEADPRISEAGLVCGTNRTTPAIIIPQFVKLMEVVSQRVTDHDWGNHNVTSPNISIYALANCYQDLPHQDCLLCYAASRTRLPRCLPGKSGRIYLDGCFLRYDDYNFFNETTDAAEDKVNCSSSIGLASGQELTTLNATAGNLIERLTVTAVNNGGYAVAHLNGFYGLAQCWKTVDKTGCRKCLDKASRDIKSCFPSKDARALMAGCYLRYSTHNFISDPNEGSSSERMNLGKISSSYNRSSLNYKYENLEQATNYFDPSTKVGQGGNGSVHKGTLPNGKVIAVKRLFFNTRQWVDEFFNEINLINGIEHKNLVKLLGCSIEGPESLLVYEFVTNKSLDQYLFDKNKVKILSWEERFRIIVGTAEGIDFLHRGSEIRIIHRDIKSSNVLLDENLEAKIADFGLARCLAADKSHLSTGIAGTLGYMAPEYLVKGQLTEKADVYSYGVLVLEIVCGRKNIAFAEDSGSLLQTVWKLYRANQVTEALDPLLKGEFPAEEASKVLKVGLLCTQASVALRPSMSEVVQMLTCEDYQIPEPCQPPFLNSSLLAGGSIKSTIRSFVSNTHFKLDESSSYNTNTTGSSSMQSSSTGPHRSDEFLLKESENRK; encoded by the exons atgaatttCCCACTCCTAAAATGGATATTGATTTTCTTGGTGAATTATGCTTTAATTTGTGAAGCCGATCCTCGAATTTCAGAAGCTGGACTTGTATGTGGCACGAACAGGACAACACCAGCAATCATAATTCCACAGTTCGTTAAACTAATGGAAGTTGTTTCACAACGTGTGACAGATCATGATTGGGGTAACCATAATGTAACTTCACCAAATATTTCAATTTATGCATTAGCAAATTGTTATCAAGATCTTCCACATCAAGATTGTCTTTTATGTTACGCTGCAAGTCGAACACGACTCCCACGTTGTCTTCCTGGTAAATCAGGTCGAATATATCTAGATGGATGTTTTCTTCGATACGATGACTATAATTTTTTCAATGAGACAACTGATGCTGCTGAAGATAAAGTCAACTGTAGCAGCTCAATTGGATTGGCTAGTGGACAAGAATTGACCACGTTAAATGCTACTGCTGGTAATTTGATTGAAAGATTGACGGTAACAGCGGTGAATAACGGTGGTTATGCTGTGGCGCATTTGAATGGATTTTATGGATTGGCACAGTGTTGGAAAACTGTGGATAAAACAGGTTGTAGAAAATGTTTGGATAAAGCAAGTAGAGATATTAAGAGTTGTTTTCCGAGTAAAGATGCTAGAGCTTTAATGGCTGGCTGTTATTTGAGATATTCTACACACAATTTTATCAGTGATCCAAATGAGGGAAGTAGTAGCG AACGCATGAATCTTGGTAAGATATCGAGTTCATACAACAGGTCAAGCTTGAACTATAAGTATGAAAATCTTGAGCAGGCAACAAACTATTTTGATCCCTCAACTAAAGTTGGCCAAGGAGGAAATGGTTCTGTACACAAAGGGACTCTGCCTAATGGGAAGGTTATTGCAGTTAAGAGACTGTTTTTCAATACAAGGCAATGGGTTGATGAGTTCTTCAATGAGATTAATCTCATCAATGGAATTGAACACAAAAATCTTGTCAAGTTGTTGGGTTGCAGCATTGAAGGCCCAGAGAGCCTGCTCGTGTACGAGTTTGTGACCAATAAAAGTCTAGACCAATATCTATTTG ATAAAAACAAGGTAAAGATTCTAAGTTGGGAAGAACGTTTCCGTATTATAGTTGGAACAGCAGAAGGCATTGATTTCCTCCATAGAGGTTCGGAGATCAGAATCATCCACAGGGACATCAAGAGCTCCAATGTACTTCTTGATGAAAATCTTGAAGCGAAAATCGCTGATTTTGGGCTTGCTCGGTGTTTAGCAGCTGATAAAAGCCATCTTAGCACTGGAATTGCAGGCACATT GGGATATATGGCTCCTGAATACCTCGTAAAAGGACAGCTAACAGAGAAGGCTGATGTCTACAGTTATGGGGTGCTTGTTCTTGAAATTGTTTGTGGCAGAAAAAACATTGCCTTTGCGGAGGACTCTGGCTCTCTACTACAAACA GTGTGGAAACTCTACAGAGCAAATCAGGTCACTGAAGCATTAGATCCTCTCTTGAAAGGTGAATTTCCAGCAGAAGAGGCATCAAAGGTCCTAAAAGTGGGGCTGTTGTGCACTCAAGCTTCAGTCGCTTTAAGACCATCAATGAGTGAAGTTGTCCAAATGTTAACGTGTGAGGATTATCAAATACCAGAACCATGCCAACCACCTTTCCTGAATTCAAGTTTATTAGCTGGCGGTTCTATCAAATCCACCATAAGAAGTTTCGTCTCAAACACACACTTTAAACTTGATGAGTCATCATCTTATAATACTAATACTACAGGGTCCTCTAGTATGCAAAGCTCATCAACTGGACCACATAGAAGTGATGAATTCCTTTTAAAAGAGTCTGAAAATAGGAAATAA